The genomic segment GCGGCGTATTCGGAATCGGCGAGCGAGGTGATCGGGGAAACCGAGTTTGCGGCCCGCTACTATACGGGTCGTATCATCGGGATCACCGGTACGAACGGCAAGACGACGACGACGGAACTGGTCGACCGCATCCTGCGGGCGGGCGGCTACGACTCGATGCCCTGCGGGAACTACGGTACGCCCTTTAGCGAGGTGGTGCTGCGCGAGCCGGTGCCGACGGCGGTAGCGCTGGAGCTGAGCTCCTTCCAACTCGAGACGATCCGCACGCTGCGCCCGGATGTCTCGATCTGGCTGAACTTCGCGCCCGATCACATGGACCGCTACCCGACGGTGCAGTCCTACTTCGATGCGAAGTTCCGGATTTTCGAGAACCAGAGCGAAGCCGAGACAGCGGTGGTGCGGACAGGTGAGAAACTGCCGCCGATCAAGCCCAAGCGGGTGAGCTTCTCGACCGAGGATTCGTCCGCAGATTGGTTCTCCGACGGCCGCCAGCTTTACCGCAAGGGCGAGCCGGTCTTCGATCTCGAATCGACCACGCGCATGCGGGGCCTGCACAATGCGGAGAACGCGATGGCGGCCATCGCCGCCTGCGAGGCCATCGGGATCTCGCTCGATGCGGCGCGCCAGGCGCTCAACGGCTATGCTCCGCCACTGCACCGCTGCGAGCTGGTGCGCACGCTGGATGGGGTGGAGTATCTCAACGATTCCAAGGCTACCAACCTGCATGCGCTGGAAAGCGCGCTGCGCTCGCAGACCCGCCCTGTGGTCCTGATCGCGGGCGGCAAGGAGAAGGGTCTGGACTATGCACCGGTGGTGCCGCTGCTGGAGAAGAAGGCGGTGGCCGCGGTGACCTACGGCCAGATCGGCGAGCCGCTGGCCGGGATCTTCTCCGCCGCGGTGCCGGTCGAGCGTGCTGTCACTCTTGCGGAAGCGGTGGCCGCCGCCCGTCGGCTCGCTCCGCGGGGTAGCACCGTCCTGCTTTCACCGGGTACCTCCTCATTCGATCAATTCTCCGGCTATGAGCAACGGGGAGATGTCTTTCGTGAACTAGTTCTCAACCTTCGCTGATTCGCACCCATGAAATTGTCCAGTCTGACCGTCAAGCGCCGCCCGGTGAAGAAGGGTGCCTTCCGCACCTACTTCGCGAACATTGTCCGCAGCAAGAAGCACCGCGCCTCCACCGCAGCCGCACCGGTGCCGGAAGTGGATGGCGATGTGCCGAACCTGGGCATTGCCCGCGCACTGGTGGTGATCCTCGTGATCCACGTGGTGGCGATCGCCGGTATCTTCGCGCACAGCCATTGGTTCGAAGAGCCGGAGCAGGAAGCCGCCGTGACCGCGGCGAAGGCGGAGATCCAGCCGGCGAAGGCGCTGCCGGATTCGTCCACGCCGCTGCCGCAAGTGGGTGAGGATGACGGCATCCACATCGTGCGTGCGGGTGATACCTACGCGAGCATCGCGGCTGCAGCCGGGGTGAAGGAAGAAGATCTGCGCAAGGCGAACGACAACATCGAGCTGCGCGCGAGCCGCATCCTGCGCCTGCCGGCACGCACCATCGTGGCGGTGGAGCCGGACGAGCTGCGCCGCCTGGGAGATGGCAGTGCGGTGCACGAGCCGGAAGTGGTGAACGCCGATCCGCTGCGCACGGCTCCGCCGATGGTGGAGACCGCCGCCGCGAGCCAAGCGGTGCTGGTGAAGCCTGCGCTGACGCGCCCGACGGGCAATAGCGAAGCCGCGAACTTCGAGCCCCGCTCGACGATGAATACGGAGGTGCAGGAAGCGCCTCCGGCACGCAGCGCCACGAAGTACACCGTGAAATCCGGCGATACCTTCTGGAAGATCGCGAACGCCAACAAGACGACCCCGGCGGCGATCATGAAAGCCAACCGTATTTCCGACCCGAAGAAGCTCAAGGTGGGCATGCAGCTCACCCTCCCCTGATACCCCCCATGCACCGTAGCGCCTCTATCATTCTCTGCACCGCCGTCGCGGCACTGGTCGTTCTCGGTCTGGTCATGCTGACCAGTACGAGTGCGTGGGTGAAGAACGTGGAGTATGAATACAAGCTGCTGGTGCGGCAGGGTGTGATGGTGGGTGTCGGTTTGATCGGGGCCTGCGTGGCATCGCGGGTGAACCCGATGTGGATGAGGAAAGCGTGGCCGGTGGCCCTGGCGGCGACTTGCGTGCTGCTGGCCCTTTGTTTCGTCCCGGGTTTCGCGAAGCCGGAGTTCGGTGCGAACCGCTGGATCCAGATTCCGCTGCTGGGGCAGTTCCAGCCCTCGGAGCTGGCGAAGATCGTGATCGTGATCGCGATGGCGGCATGGTTTGCGCGCTGGCAGACGGAGACGGGGACTTTCTGGCGTGGCTTCGTGATCCCGGGTGTGATCATCGCGATCCCGATCGGGTTGATCGCGATCGAGACGGACGTGGGTTCGGCGCTTTCACTGTCGGTGACGGCGGGGGCGATTTTCTTTTGCGTGGGGACGCGGCTCTTCTACCTGGTGCCGACGGCGCTGGCGGGGATCGGCGGGGCGGTGTGGTTCGTGCACTCGAACGACAACCGTTGGTCGCGGATCGTGGCCTGGCTGGATCTGGAGCAGCACCAGCTGGGCAAGGGCATGCAGCAATGGCGTGCGCTGCTGGCCTTCGGCAACGGTGGCCCGGATGGCGTGGGGCTGGGGAATGGCAGCGAGAAATTCGGCACGCTGACCTTCGCCTACAGCGACTTCATTTTCCCGGTGGTGGGTGAGGAACTAGGCCTGCCCTTCACGCTGGGGACGGTGCTCTGCTACGTGGTGATCGCGGTGTGCGGGTGTTCGATCGCGATGCAGGCCGCCACCATTTTCGACCGCTGCATGGCGATCGGGCTGACTTGCATCGTGGTGGTGCCGGCGATGGTGAACATCGCGGTGACGACGGCGGCATTTCCGAATGACGGCTTGCCGCTGCCGTTTGTGAGCTTCGGCGGCACGAGCTTGCTGATCTCGCTGGGGGCGATCGGGCTGTTGTGCGGGATTCACCGGCGTTCGCGACCGGCGGAGTATCGACAGCTGCCGGTGGCAGGGATGAGGTCGTATGCGGTGAAGCTGTGAGCCGGGTGCGGAGCTGAGAAGGTCGGCTCCGGTTTTTCTTGCGATCCTCTTGGAACGAAAAAAGCCGCCCGGCACGAGGCCGGACGGCTTTTCAGGATCGTTTGCCTATCCTCAGGCGGCAGCCTTCGACTTCTTGTCGAGAGCGGCCTTGGCCTGGGCGATGATGGCGGAGAACGCGGCGGCGTCCTTCACTGCCAGATCGGCGAGGATCTTGCGGTCGGCTTCGATGCCGGCAGCATTGAGACCTTCGATGAAGCGGGAGTAGGTCAGGCCCTCGTTGCGGGTCGCAGCGCTGATACGCTGGATCCACAGGCGGCGGAACTGGCCCTTGCGCTTCTTACGGTCACGATACTCATAGGTCATCGCCTTGCGGACGGCGTCCTTGGCGTAACGGAAGAGCTTCGAGCGGAAACCGCGGAAGCCTTTGGCGCGGAGCAGCACCCGCTTGCGGCGGGCACGTGAAGCCGGGCTGTTGGTGGCGCGTGGCATGTTTTCTTTTTGGGTCGGACAGGCCGTTGGTTCTAGTTACCTCCCTCAGTCTCGCTTGTCCGGCAGTACCCTTACGGGTCAGGCTGAGATGGAGGCCGTCCGAGGCGCGGACGGGGGCGCGGATTGTTGCTTCGCTTAATGGAACGGAAGGTTTTCCTTCACGTTCTTGATGTCGGCGTCGGAGACAAGGGCGGAATGGGTGAGATTCCGTTTGCGCTTGCGGTTCTTGCACTGGAGCAAGTGCCGGGCGCCTTGCTTCCGGCGCAGAACCTTACCGGTTCCTGTCACCTTGAAACGCTTGGCAACAGCCTTTCGAGTCTTTGCTTTTCCTGAGACGCGTGGCATGGGGCGGCGAAACTAGGGGGAGGGCCCGGGTTGGCAAGGCAAAAGCGTCCTGTTGCGGGCAAAATTTGAAAATTCGGGGGTTGGGGCGGGGGATTCTGTAAAAGTAGGGCGGGGCTTGACCGGCGGAGCGGGTCCCCGGTTTGCTGCGCGGGTGGATTCGATCACGCAGGCGGCACTGGGGGCGGTAGTGGGGGAGCTGGTGCTGGGGCGGCAGATCGGCCGTCGGGCGCTGGGCTGGGGGGCGCTGTTCGGGACGATCCCGGATCTGGATGTGATTTTCACGCCGCTGCTGGATACGGCGCGGACGTTGCGCTGGCACCGGGGGATCTCCCACTCGTTGATCTTGATGGTGTTGGTGTCGTGGTGGCTGGCCAAGCCGCTGGCGAAGCGCTGGAAGAAGGACAAGGTGACGCCGCAGCGGGCGGGGCTGTTTGTTTTCCTGGCGTGGAGCACTCACGTGCTGATCGACGTTTTCACGGTGTACGGGACGCGGATCTTCGATCCCTTTTCGGGCTATCCGGTTTCGACGGACAATCTGTTCATCATCGATCCGATCTTCACGCTGCCGCTGCTGGTGGCGATCGTGATCGGGCTTTTCGTGCAGCCGAAGGACTGGAAGAAGGGGAAGGGGATCCGCTCGGCGTGGTGGTGTTTGGGGATCAGTTGTTTTTATGTGGGCCTGAGCTTCTGGGCGAAGCATGTGGTGAGCAAGCAGGTGGAGGGGGATCTGGCGCGGCGGGGGGTGAGCTGGCAGCGGCGGATGGAAGGGCCGAGTGCGTTCAATATCCTGCTGTGGCGGGTGGCGGTGGAGCGGCAGGGGGAGATCTGGATCGGGTATCGCTCGGTGTTCGACGATCCGAAGCTGCCGGTGCGCTGGGTGATCGTGCCGAAGGGGGAAGCCGCGATGGCGAAATATGCGGAGGAGCGGGAGGTGAAGACGATCCGGGAGTTCTCGAAGGGCTGGTGGATCGCGCGGGAGGCGCCGGGGGGGATCTGGCTGGCGGATTTGAGATTCGGCGAGGGACGGGTGTGGGACGAACGGGGGGTGGCACTGCGGCCGACCTTTGCCTGGACCTTCGAAGCGGGGGCGGAGAAGGACCGGCTGCACCAGAAGTCTCCGGAATCCCGCGGCGGGACGGAGATGCTGCGGCGGATGTTCCGGCGGATTTTCGGGGAGACGGATGCGATGGATTCGTCCGGCGGGAACTCGATGCCGCGGTTGATCGGGAACCCGGGGGTGATCCAGGAATATCTCTCCGGGGAGCGCTGAAGCCGGGGATTGGGGATTGATGCGCCCGGCGATTCATGGCCCCTTGTGGGCAAATGAAGGACAGTTGTTTCGCCCCCGTTTCCCGCCGCCGATTCCTTGCCGCCGGGGGAGCCTTTTTCGGGGCGACCTTGGCCGGTCGCGCGGCCGCCGAGCGCCGGGGCAAGACCGTTTCGATCTTCCACACCACCGACCTGCACGGGCACATCCTGCCGACGCATACCTACGAAGGGCTGGGCGATGTCGGCGGCTTCGCGCGCTGCGCCACCCAGATCAAGCGCTGGCGGAAGGAGTTCCCGGACTCGCTGCTGGTGGACATCGGGGATGTCTATCAGGGCACGCCGGTCGGACTGAATACCGGCGGCAAGATCATGATCGAGCTCTTTAACAAGCTTGAGTACGATGCCTGGGCGCTAGGCAACCACGACTTCGACTGGGGCCGTCCGAACCTGGAAGAGGTGCTGGTGGCTTCGAAGAGCCCGGTGCTGACGGGTAATATCAGCATCGATGGCAATCTGTCCGGCAGCGCGCCCGGGCCGTGGGAAAAGGTGAAGCCGTGGATCGTGAAGGAAGTCGGCGGTTTCCGGATCGGTCTCGTCGGCATCGTCACGCCGGGGCTGCCGTACTGGCTCACACCCGATACCTTGGGCGGGGTGGAGGTGCTCAATCCGGTCGAGTCGCTGCGGCAGAGCCTCGAGGAGATCAAGGCCGAGAAGCCGGATGCGATCGTGGTGCTCGGGCATCTCGGCTTCCGCTTCCAGGACGACTTCGCGAATCCCGTGAGGCAGATGCTCACGGAAGTGGAGGGAGTCGATGTGCTCCTCGCCGGGCACACGCACCAGGACCAGCCTTCGTGGATGTCCGGGCGGGTGCTCTGCACGCAGGCGAATTATTTCGGCATCCATTGCGGGCGGGTGGATCTCACCTTCGACAAGGAGAGCCGCAAGCTGATCGAGCGGCGTGCCTTCACGGTGCTGATGGATTCCCGCTTCGAGCTCGACAAGGAGGTGATGGAGATCGCCAAGCCGGAGCTGGCGAAGGCGG from the Luteolibacter rhizosphaerae genome contains:
- a CDS encoding FtsW/RodA/SpoVE family cell cycle protein translates to MHRSASIILCTAVAALVVLGLVMLTSTSAWVKNVEYEYKLLVRQGVMVGVGLIGACVASRVNPMWMRKAWPVALAATCVLLALCFVPGFAKPEFGANRWIQIPLLGQFQPSELAKIVIVIAMAAWFARWQTETGTFWRGFVIPGVIIAIPIGLIAIETDVGSALSLSVTAGAIFFCVGTRLFYLVPTALAGIGGAVWFVHSNDNRWSRIVAWLDLEQHQLGKGMQQWRALLAFGNGGPDGVGLGNGSEKFGTLTFAYSDFIFPVVGEELGLPFTLGTVLCYVVIAVCGCSIAMQAATIFDRCMAIGLTCIVVVPAMVNIAVTTAAFPNDGLPLPFVSFGGTSLLISLGAIGLLCGIHRRSRPAEYRQLPVAGMRSYAVKL
- a CDS encoding metal-dependent hydrolase; amino-acid sequence: MDSITQAALGAVVGELVLGRQIGRRALGWGALFGTIPDLDVIFTPLLDTARTLRWHRGISHSLILMVLVSWWLAKPLAKRWKKDKVTPQRAGLFVFLAWSTHVLIDVFTVYGTRIFDPFSGYPVSTDNLFIIDPIFTLPLLVAIVIGLFVQPKDWKKGKGIRSAWWCLGISCFYVGLSFWAKHVVSKQVEGDLARRGVSWQRRMEGPSAFNILLWRVAVERQGEIWIGYRSVFDDPKLPVRWVIVPKGEAAMAKYAEEREVKTIREFSKGWWIAREAPGGIWLADLRFGEGRVWDERGVALRPTFAWTFEAGAEKDRLHQKSPESRGGTEMLRRMFRRIFGETDAMDSSGGNSMPRLIGNPGVIQEYLSGER
- a CDS encoding LysM peptidoglycan-binding domain-containing protein, which translates into the protein MKLSSLTVKRRPVKKGAFRTYFANIVRSKKHRASTAAAPVPEVDGDVPNLGIARALVVILVIHVVAIAGIFAHSHWFEEPEQEAAVTAAKAEIQPAKALPDSSTPLPQVGEDDGIHIVRAGDTYASIAAAAGVKEEDLRKANDNIELRASRILRLPARTIVAVEPDELRRLGDGSAVHEPEVVNADPLRTAPPMVETAAASQAVLVKPALTRPTGNSEAANFEPRSTMNTEVQEAPPARSATKYTVKSGDTFWKIANANKTTPAAIMKANRISDPKKLKVGMQLTLP
- the rpmI gene encoding 50S ribosomal protein L35, with the protein product MPRVSGKAKTRKAVAKRFKVTGTGKVLRRKQGARHLLQCKNRKRKRNLTHSALVSDADIKNVKENLPFH
- the murD gene encoding UDP-N-acetylmuramoyl-L-alanine--D-glutamate ligase, which gives rise to MSLKGKAVVILGAGRSGRAAAALALREGAEVRVHDAKSIDGMPEGVSLTPNATEETGRATSCDLLVVSPGIDTFGPLVAAYSESASEVIGETEFAARYYTGRIIGITGTNGKTTTTELVDRILRAGGYDSMPCGNYGTPFSEVVLREPVPTAVALELSSFQLETIRTLRPDVSIWLNFAPDHMDRYPTVQSYFDAKFRIFENQSEAETAVVRTGEKLPPIKPKRVSFSTEDSSADWFSDGRQLYRKGEPVFDLESTTRMRGLHNAENAMAAIAACEAIGISLDAARQALNGYAPPLHRCELVRTLDGVEYLNDSKATNLHALESALRSQTRPVVLIAGGKEKGLDYAPVVPLLEKKAVAAVTYGQIGEPLAGIFSAAVPVERAVTLAEAVAAARRLAPRGSTVLLSPGTSSFDQFSGYEQRGDVFRELVLNLR
- a CDS encoding bifunctional metallophosphatase/5'-nucleotidase, producing MKDSCFAPVSRRRFLAAGGAFFGATLAGRAAAERRGKTVSIFHTTDLHGHILPTHTYEGLGDVGGFARCATQIKRWRKEFPDSLLVDIGDVYQGTPVGLNTGGKIMIELFNKLEYDAWALGNHDFDWGRPNLEEVLVASKSPVLTGNISIDGNLSGSAPGPWEKVKPWIVKEVGGFRIGLVGIVTPGLPYWLTPDTLGGVEVLNPVESLRQSLEEIKAEKPDAIVVLGHLGFRFQDDFANPVRQMLTEVEGVDVLLAGHTHQDQPSWMSGRVLCTQANYFGIHCGRVDLTFDKESRKLIERRAFTVLMDSRFELDKEVMEIAKPELAKADQDMKRKVCTVKAEIPAAGVAPLFCQAFATALEKAGSPVEGVFHGTFGKDPILPGEKTVADCWELLPYENGMVVAELTPAELVTIVSEDRGQRLLWPFEIELSPSGETKKFLFQGQPVDPARRYRIGFNSYDGQSGGQRLLRLNEILMKPESRRREVPVATRQALIDYLLEKKEI
- the rplT gene encoding 50S ribosomal protein L20, producing MPRATNSPASRARRKRVLLRAKGFRGFRSKLFRYAKDAVRKAMTYEYRDRKKRKGQFRRLWIQRISAATRNEGLTYSRFIEGLNAAGIEADRKILADLAVKDAAAFSAIIAQAKAALDKKSKAAA